From a region of the Azospirillum formosense genome:
- a CDS encoding replication protein RepA encodes MGDVHQLIMTHGRREARNLVDPKRASVVDVAAAVLEDESNALGITYSGFCLTSLPHRKLAPDAEWRRDQGRVTLLVEPGKERKRDGSLMPVGVPYGAKARLILLYLQTRAIQDNSREIELGRSMNDWLDRMGVSAGGSTYKAVQEQATRINLCRLTFFWDKDGAEGFAKENIVNGGIRLRDDDGQGTLWRETVQLSETFFAALKRSPVPIWEPAIRHIGGCSMAIDVYVWLAYRLHVLRDPIPVTWKALFTQFGGGYKELKHFKPEFRVALDLALAVYEAARVEFSDTGVLLYPSPPPIPERKILPAARG; translated from the coding sequence ATGGGCGACGTGCACCAACTCATCATGACGCATGGCCGGCGCGAGGCGCGGAACCTCGTGGACCCGAAGCGGGCCAGCGTCGTCGATGTTGCGGCGGCGGTGCTGGAGGACGAGTCCAACGCGCTGGGCATCACCTATTCCGGTTTCTGCCTGACCAGCCTGCCCCACCGGAAGCTGGCGCCGGACGCCGAATGGCGCCGCGACCAGGGCCGCGTCACCCTGCTGGTCGAGCCGGGCAAGGAGCGCAAGCGCGACGGCAGCCTGATGCCGGTCGGCGTCCCCTACGGCGCCAAGGCGCGGCTGATCCTGCTCTATCTCCAGACCCGCGCCATCCAGGACAACAGCCGCGAGATCGAACTTGGCCGCTCGATGAACGACTGGCTCGACCGCATGGGCGTCTCGGCGGGCGGCTCCACCTACAAGGCGGTGCAGGAGCAGGCGACCCGCATCAACCTGTGCCGCCTGACCTTCTTCTGGGACAAGGACGGGGCCGAGGGCTTCGCCAAGGAGAACATCGTCAACGGCGGCATCCGCCTGCGCGACGACGACGGCCAGGGCACGCTGTGGCGCGAGACGGTGCAGCTGTCGGAAACCTTCTTCGCCGCGCTGAAGCGCTCCCCCGTGCCGATCTGGGAGCCGGCGATCCGCCACATCGGCGGCTGCTCGATGGCGATCGACGTCTATGTCTGGCTGGCCTACCGGCTGCACGTCCTGCGCGACCCGATTCCGGTGACCTGGAAGGCGCTCTTCACCCAGTTCGGCGGCGGCTACAAGGAGCTGAAGCACTTCAAGCCGGAGTTCCGCGTGGCGCTGGATCTGGCGCTGGCCGTCTACGAGGCGGCGCGGGTGGAGTTCTCCGACACCGGGGTGCTGCTCTACCCGTCGCCCCCGCCGATTCCGGAGCGCAAGATCCTCCCCGCCGCGCGCGGGTAG
- a CDS encoding ABC transporter substrate-binding protein — MIRAKLAVTAAVVALGAGLWAGAAQADITIALAGPMTGAAAAYGEQTRAGVEAAVADINAKGGLLGQKLVLTIADDACDAKQAVAAANKLVSQNVAAVIGHVCSGASIAASNVYGEEGIVMISPTATSPQLTDRGLKNVFRVCGRDDQQGEVAAKLIADRYKGKKVAIVHDKQAYGQGLADDVKRRLNAAGITEAAFTSITAGEKDYSALITRLKSDGVDVLYYGGYDQELGLIARQAADQQFRPQIIGADGIQPQSYWNIAGDTAEGTLFTFSPDPQRNPAAKPVVEALQAKNIRTDGFTLFAYAAVQTYAEAVQKANSAKPDAVAKALRAGPSFDTVVGSLSFDDKGDLKQPGYVFWAWKNGEKVQMD, encoded by the coding sequence ATGATCCGTGCGAAGCTGGCTGTGACCGCCGCCGTCGTCGCCCTGGGGGCCGGCCTGTGGGCCGGGGCCGCCCAGGCCGACATCACCATCGCGCTGGCCGGCCCGATGACCGGCGCCGCCGCCGCCTATGGCGAGCAGACCCGCGCCGGCGTCGAGGCCGCCGTGGCCGACATCAACGCCAAGGGCGGGCTGCTCGGCCAGAAGCTGGTCCTGACCATCGCCGACGACGCCTGCGACGCCAAGCAGGCGGTGGCCGCCGCCAACAAGCTGGTGAGCCAGAACGTCGCCGCGGTGATCGGCCATGTCTGCTCCGGCGCCTCCATCGCCGCCTCCAACGTCTACGGCGAGGAGGGGATCGTGATGATCTCCCCCACCGCGACCAGCCCGCAGCTCACCGACCGCGGCCTGAAGAACGTCTTCCGCGTCTGCGGCCGCGACGACCAGCAGGGCGAAGTGGCGGCCAAGCTGATCGCCGACCGCTACAAGGGCAAGAAGGTCGCCATCGTCCACGACAAGCAGGCCTACGGCCAGGGCCTCGCCGACGACGTGAAGCGCCGCCTGAACGCCGCCGGCATCACCGAGGCCGCCTTCACCAGCATCACCGCCGGCGAGAAGGACTATTCCGCGCTCATCACCCGGCTGAAGTCGGACGGCGTGGACGTGCTCTATTACGGCGGCTACGACCAGGAGCTAGGCCTGATCGCCCGTCAGGCGGCGGACCAGCAGTTCCGCCCGCAGATCATCGGCGCCGACGGCATCCAGCCGCAGTCCTACTGGAACATCGCCGGCGACACGGCGGAAGGCACGCTGTTCACCTTCTCGCCCGACCCGCAGCGCAACCCCGCCGCCAAGCCGGTGGTCGAGGCTCTGCAGGCCAAGAACATCCGCACCGACGGCTTCACCCTGTTCGCCTACGCCGCGGTGCAGACCTACGCCGAGGCCGTGCAGAAGGCCAACAGCGCCAAGCCCGACGCGGTGGCGAAGGCCCTGCGCGCCGGTCCGTCCTTCGACACGGTGGTCGGCTCGCTGTCCTTCGACGACAAGGGCGACCTGAAGCAGCCGGGCTACGTGTTCTGGGCCTGGAAGAACGGCGAGAAGGTCCAGATGGACTGA
- the trpS gene encoding tryptophan--tRNA ligase produces the protein MNRIFSGMQPTRQLHLGNYLGALRNWVELQNSYECVFCVVDLHALTIDQDAEVLRNNIREVTAAYIAAGIDPEKNILFNQSFVPAHSELAWILSCHTPLGWLNRMTQFKEKAGKQKDMANLGLYSYPVLMAADILLYKATHVPVGEDQKQHLELARDIAGAFNRRYDTEYFPLPEPQILGEATRVMSLRDGTKKMSKSDESEYSRINMTDDADTIATKIRKAKTDPEPLPDNVADLEKRPEADNLVTIYAALSSQTREQTVQQFAGAQFSGFKAALVDLSVAKLAPMTTRMKELLDDKAEIDRLLRRGGERAAAIAEANLNGVKDIIGLLRP, from the coding sequence GTGAACCGCATCTTCTCCGGCATGCAGCCGACCCGGCAGCTTCACCTCGGCAACTATCTGGGGGCGCTGCGCAACTGGGTCGAACTGCAGAACAGCTACGAGTGCGTCTTCTGCGTCGTCGACCTGCACGCGCTGACCATCGACCAGGACGCGGAAGTCCTGCGCAACAACATCCGCGAGGTCACCGCGGCCTACATCGCCGCCGGCATCGACCCGGAGAAGAACATCCTCTTCAACCAGTCCTTCGTCCCGGCCCATTCGGAGCTGGCCTGGATCCTCTCCTGCCACACGCCGCTCGGCTGGCTGAACCGCATGACGCAGTTCAAGGAGAAGGCCGGCAAGCAGAAGGACATGGCGAACCTCGGCCTCTACTCCTACCCGGTGCTGATGGCCGCCGACATCCTGCTCTACAAGGCAACCCACGTCCCGGTGGGCGAGGACCAGAAGCAGCATCTTGAGCTGGCCCGCGACATCGCCGGCGCCTTCAACCGCCGCTACGACACCGAGTATTTCCCGCTGCCCGAGCCGCAGATCCTGGGCGAGGCGACGCGCGTGATGTCCCTGCGCGACGGCACCAAGAAGATGAGCAAGTCGGACGAGTCCGAATATTCGCGCATCAACATGACCGACGACGCCGACACCATCGCGACGAAGATCCGCAAGGCCAAGACCGACCCGGAGCCGCTGCCGGACAATGTGGCCGACCTGGAGAAGCGTCCGGAGGCCGACAACCTCGTGACCATCTACGCCGCCCTGTCCAGCCAGACGCGCGAGCAGACGGTGCAGCAGTTCGCCGGCGCCCAGTTCTCCGGCTTCAAGGCGGCGCTGGTCGATCTGTCGGTCGCCAAGCTGGCCCCGATGACCACCCGCATGAAGGAGCTTCTGGACGACAAGGCGGAGATCGACCGCCTGCTGCGCCGGGGCGGCGAGCGCGCGGCGGCCATCGCCGAGGCGAACCTGAACGGCGTGAAGGACATCATCGGCCTTCTGCGTCCCTGA
- a CDS encoding phosphatase PAP2 family protein: MSDEDFTDRVLDGVNGLDGTARRKAVALGAEVPALRDGLQVPSSRMVLMPALGALWAAGMGMERPGWSRLARQGLLAIALGTVAGKGIKRVVCRARPNEGRDPSRWGKADGKHASFPSGHAINVSALTMAVGLNRGLSPETMVALGFAAAVGWSSLATERHWASDYAAGMATGVLAGLAAKALDGWAEDKLP, translated from the coding sequence ATGAGCGACGAGGATTTCACGGACCGCGTGCTGGACGGCGTGAACGGGCTGGACGGAACCGCCCGCCGCAAGGCCGTCGCCCTGGGCGCGGAGGTGCCGGCCTTGCGCGACGGGCTCCAGGTGCCCAGCTCGCGCATGGTGCTGATGCCGGCTCTGGGGGCGTTGTGGGCCGCCGGGATGGGCATGGAGAGGCCGGGATGGTCGCGCCTTGCCCGGCAAGGGCTGCTCGCCATCGCGCTGGGGACGGTGGCCGGCAAGGGGATCAAGCGCGTCGTCTGCCGCGCCCGTCCCAACGAGGGCCGCGACCCCAGCCGCTGGGGCAAGGCGGACGGCAAGCACGCCTCCTTCCCCTCCGGCCACGCCATCAACGTGTCGGCGCTGACCATGGCGGTCGGGCTGAACCGCGGGCTCTCCCCGGAAACCATGGTCGCACTGGGCTTCGCCGCGGCGGTGGGCTGGTCGAGCCTCGCCACCGAACGGCACTGGGCGTCCGACTACGCCGCCGGCATGGCGACCGGCGTCCTGGCCGGTCTGGCCGCCAAGGCGCTCGACGGCTGGGCGGAGGACAAGCTGCCCTGA
- a CDS encoding ATP-binding protein, protein MEARLVLPAVAVAVAIAALWGTLLTRIDREERFLDQTTRQHTAAMAQLVEEQAIATFRRLDDLLIDVASHVEKDIPLLIPTRRSFEEGLAASIRIYDANSWLSMGLGRTTTRDPVLEWEEFARHKSGAHRKGNQKGFVIGLPFVSPGTTDVFIPVSRRLEGTDGTFRGVAVIDVPAEVFSRFYGRLDLPQGSSVAIARADGPLLARQALQDQVFGRSFRGSGLWPEAGSGTVQHHRVVSPVDGVERIYAFRASADYPLMTVVGESVETVFGAWRQNRFVSIAWAAATTAVILLFTTAFLVELQRRRHGDRALRIRNRAMEWSGDGILIADATRPGVPVVYTNPAFSRLMGIGPGAADGRAAREVLAGLMEDETGLCPLCDGAENAGDISVEFRRPGIGLGAGSGAGSGAGAEGDAPEVWLELRASPVRGPGGRLVSVIATVRDITEHKTAQAALAEARREADRANIGKSKFLAAASHDLRQPVQSLMLLMEALSARATDPAMRKILTTMDRALGALKMLLDGLLDVSRLEAGAVEPKRTVFPVAELLDRVAANSRPVAVRKGLLLHIMPCSAHVDSDPMLLGRILQNFVENALRYTNRGRILVGCRRRGAALRIEVWDTGIGIPTDRQEDIFHEFVQVGNASRDRDQGLGLGLAVVRRLAGMLDHPVSLRSEPGRGSVFRVEVPLADPPAPAGTLRGDVPVTARMRAGARVLVVEDDPIVREGLCAMIRQWGHEAFPAASFGEAVEALRRHPDPDVIVADYRLGEGHTGTETIREVRRRSKRLIPGILVTGDTAPQRLAEAESGKFSILHKPVLAGDLRRAIALALAPAPAGSTPPAPRELVD, encoded by the coding sequence ATGGAGGCGCGTCTCGTTCTTCCCGCCGTTGCGGTCGCCGTCGCCATCGCGGCGCTGTGGGGAACGCTGCTGACCCGCATCGACCGCGAGGAACGCTTCCTCGACCAGACGACCCGCCAGCACACGGCGGCGATGGCGCAGCTGGTCGAGGAACAGGCCATCGCCACCTTCCGTCGGCTGGACGATCTGCTGATCGACGTCGCCTCCCATGTCGAAAAGGACATTCCGCTCCTGATTCCCACCCGGCGGTCGTTCGAGGAAGGCCTGGCCGCCTCCATCCGGATTTACGACGCGAACAGCTGGCTGTCCATGGGCTTGGGGCGGACCACCACCCGCGACCCGGTGCTGGAGTGGGAGGAGTTCGCCCGGCACAAGTCCGGCGCCCACCGGAAAGGAAACCAGAAGGGCTTCGTCATCGGCCTGCCCTTCGTCAGCCCCGGCACGACGGACGTGTTCATCCCGGTGTCGCGCCGGCTGGAGGGGACGGACGGGACGTTCCGCGGCGTTGCCGTGATCGACGTCCCGGCGGAGGTTTTCTCGCGCTTCTACGGGCGGTTGGACCTGCCGCAGGGCAGCTCGGTCGCCATCGCCCGCGCGGACGGCCCCCTGCTGGCCCGCCAGGCCTTGCAGGACCAAGTGTTCGGGCGCAGCTTCCGCGGCTCCGGCCTGTGGCCGGAGGCCGGCAGCGGCACCGTCCAGCACCATCGCGTCGTCAGCCCGGTCGACGGGGTGGAGCGCATCTACGCCTTCCGCGCCTCCGCCGACTACCCGCTGATGACGGTGGTCGGGGAGTCGGTGGAGACGGTGTTCGGCGCGTGGCGGCAGAACCGCTTCGTCTCGATCGCCTGGGCCGCCGCCACCACCGCGGTGATCCTGCTGTTCACCACCGCTTTCCTGGTCGAGCTTCAGCGGCGCCGCCATGGCGACCGGGCGCTGCGCATCCGCAACCGGGCCATGGAATGGAGCGGCGACGGCATCCTGATCGCCGACGCCACCCGGCCCGGCGTGCCGGTGGTCTACACCAACCCCGCCTTCTCCCGGCTGATGGGGATCGGCCCGGGCGCCGCCGACGGGCGCGCCGCGCGCGAGGTGCTGGCCGGCCTGATGGAGGACGAGACGGGGCTGTGCCCGCTGTGCGACGGGGCCGAGAACGCCGGCGACATCAGCGTGGAGTTCCGGCGCCCTGGGATCGGCTTGGGCGCCGGTTCGGGCGCCGGTTCGGGCGCCGGTGCGGAGGGCGATGCGCCGGAGGTCTGGCTGGAGCTGCGCGCCTCGCCGGTGCGCGGTCCCGGCGGGAGGCTGGTCAGCGTGATCGCCACCGTCCGCGACATCACCGAGCACAAGACCGCCCAGGCCGCTCTGGCCGAGGCGCGGCGGGAGGCCGACCGCGCCAACATCGGCAAGTCGAAGTTCCTGGCGGCGGCCAGCCACGATCTGCGCCAGCCCGTGCAGTCGCTGATGCTGCTGATGGAGGCGCTGTCCGCCCGCGCCACCGATCCCGCCATGCGCAAGATCCTGACCACCATGGACCGCGCGCTGGGCGCGCTGAAGATGCTGCTCGACGGGCTGCTGGACGTGTCGCGGCTGGAGGCCGGGGCGGTGGAGCCGAAGCGCACGGTCTTCCCGGTGGCCGAGCTGCTCGACCGCGTCGCCGCCAACAGCCGTCCGGTGGCGGTGCGCAAGGGTCTGCTGCTGCACATTATGCCCTGCAGCGCCCATGTGGACAGCGACCCGATGCTGCTCGGCCGCATCCTGCAGAACTTCGTGGAGAACGCGCTGCGCTACACCAACCGCGGGCGCATCCTGGTCGGCTGCCGGCGGCGTGGCGCGGCGCTGCGGATCGAGGTGTGGGACACCGGCATCGGCATCCCCACCGACCGGCAGGAGGACATCTTCCACGAGTTCGTCCAGGTCGGGAACGCCAGCCGCGACCGCGACCAGGGGCTCGGGCTCGGCCTCGCCGTGGTGCGCCGGCTGGCCGGCATGCTGGACCATCCGGTCAGCCTGCGCTCCGAACCGGGGCGGGGGTCGGTCTTCCGGGTGGAGGTGCCGCTCGCCGATCCCCCCGCCCCGGCCGGGACGCTGCGGGGGGACGTTCCCGTGACCGCCCGCATGCGGGCCGGCGCCCGCGTGCTGGTGGTCGAGGACGACCCCATCGTGCGCGAGGGGCTGTGCGCGATGATCCGGCAATGGGGCCACGAGGCGTTTCCCGCCGCCAGCTTCGGCGAGGCGGTGGAGGCGCTGCGCCGCCATCCCGATCCGGACGTGATCGTCGCCGATTACCGGCTGGGCGAGGGGCACACCGGAACCGAGACCATCCGCGAGGTGCGCCGGCGGTCGAAGCGCCTGATCCCCGGCATCCTGGTGACCGGCGACACCGCCCCCCAACGTCTGGCCGAGGCCGAGTCCGGCAAGTTCAGCATCCTGCACAAGCCCGTCCTGGCCGGCGATCTGCGCCGGGCCATCGCCCTGGCGCTGGCCCCGGCACCCGCCGGATCGACCCCACCGGCGCCGCGCGAACTGGTCGACTGA
- the murJ gene encoding murein biosynthesis integral membrane protein MurJ → MSFARAIATVGSLTLLSRLAGFARDILTAAVLGAGPVADAFFVALKLPNFFRRLFAEGAFSVAFVPLFAAELQRNGRAAAVTFAEQALAILLTVLLPFTALAILGMPALMHVLAPGFVDEPAKFALAVDMARLTFPYLTLISLVALLGGILNALDRFGPFAAAPIAFNLTLIAALLTAPRLGLEPGRAMAAAVTLSGVVQLVWMGWACRVAGVTLRLSLPRMTEGMRRLFRLVGPGAIGAGVMQINLFLNVVLASLLPSGAVSFLYYADRLNQMPLGVIGIAIGTALLPVLARYAAAGDERMVRHYLSRALEFSLLLGLPAAVALGVAGAPIVSVLFERGAFGPAEAQATAWALAAYAIGIPAHVIVKALNAAFFARQDTATPVRVAVVVTAANLALGVALMPVLEHVGIALATGLTAWLNLALLAGALRRRGFLHLDERFLGRAPRIAAAALGMGAALLAGASLLAPWLEAASTLVRFGALALLVGGGVAVFGTLAQLTGATDLADLKGFLRKSTPELEPPVS, encoded by the coding sequence ATGAGCTTCGCCCGCGCCATCGCCACCGTCGGCAGCCTGACCCTGCTGAGCCGGCTGGCCGGCTTCGCCCGCGACATTCTGACCGCGGCGGTGCTCGGCGCCGGGCCGGTGGCCGACGCCTTCTTCGTGGCGCTGAAGCTGCCGAACTTCTTCCGCCGCCTGTTCGCGGAGGGGGCTTTCAGCGTCGCCTTCGTCCCGCTGTTCGCGGCGGAATTGCAGCGCAACGGCCGCGCCGCCGCGGTCACCTTCGCCGAGCAGGCGCTGGCGATCCTGCTGACGGTTCTGCTGCCCTTCACCGCGCTCGCCATCCTGGGGATGCCCGCGCTGATGCACGTCCTGGCGCCGGGCTTCGTGGACGAGCCGGCGAAGTTCGCGCTGGCCGTGGACATGGCTCGGCTGACCTTCCCTTACCTGACGCTGATTTCGCTGGTGGCGCTGCTGGGCGGGATTCTGAACGCGCTGGACCGTTTCGGCCCCTTCGCCGCCGCCCCCATCGCCTTCAACCTGACGCTGATCGCCGCCTTGCTGACCGCGCCGCGGCTGGGGCTGGAGCCGGGCCGGGCGATGGCCGCGGCGGTGACCCTGTCGGGCGTGGTGCAGCTGGTCTGGATGGGCTGGGCCTGCCGGGTGGCGGGGGTGACGCTGCGCCTGAGCCTGCCGCGGATGACCGAGGGGATGCGGCGCCTGTTCCGGCTGGTCGGGCCGGGGGCCATCGGCGCCGGGGTCATGCAGATCAACCTGTTCCTGAACGTCGTCCTGGCCTCGCTGCTGCCGTCGGGCGCGGTGTCCTTCCTCTATTACGCCGACCGGCTGAACCAGATGCCGCTGGGCGTCATCGGCATCGCCATCGGCACCGCGCTGCTGCCCGTGCTGGCCCGTTACGCCGCGGCGGGGGACGAGCGGATGGTCCGCCACTATCTCAGCCGCGCCCTGGAGTTCAGCCTGCTGCTCGGCCTGCCGGCGGCGGTGGCGCTGGGGGTGGCCGGGGCGCCCATCGTCTCGGTGCTGTTCGAGCGCGGCGCCTTCGGCCCGGCGGAGGCGCAGGCGACGGCCTGGGCGCTGGCCGCCTACGCCATCGGCATCCCCGCCCATGTCATCGTCAAGGCGCTGAACGCCGCCTTCTTCGCCCGTCAGGACACGGCGACGCCGGTGCGCGTCGCCGTGGTGGTAACCGCCGCCAATCTGGCGCTGGGCGTCGCGCTGATGCCGGTGCTGGAGCATGTCGGGATCGCGCTGGCGACCGGGCTGACCGCCTGGCTGAACCTCGCCCTGCTGGCCGGCGCGCTGCGCCGCCGGGGATTCCTGCACCTGGACGAGCGCTTCCTCGGCCGCGCGCCGCGCATCGCCGCGGCGGCGCTGGGCATGGGGGCGGCGCTGCTGGCCGGCGCGTCGCTGTTGGCGCCCTGGCTGGAGGCGGCGTCAACCCTGGTCCGCTTCGGCGCGCTGGCCCTGCTGGTCGGCGGCGGCGTTGCGGTCTTCGGGACGCTGGCGCAGCTGACCGGGGCCACCGATCTGGCCGACCTGAAGGGCTTCCTGCGCAAGAGCACTCCGGAATTGGAGCCGCCCGTGTCTTGA
- a CDS encoding [protein-PII] uridylyltransferase, with product MLSTRAASADASDAKDAGTANIPNKRAILSRRKLAEDLETLVAQHGTGDKLRPALIARLRGALNDGRAEVRARFEAKGSGEDCVRQNCYLADGVVRSLADLTVTHIFPSPNPTSGEVFDIVATGGYGRGELAPFSDIDLLFLLPYKRTPRVEQVVEYMLYILWDLGLKVGHAVRSVDDCIRQSKADVTIRTAILEARYLWGPRKLFTELRRRYDREVVAGTGPEFVEAKLAERDNRHQKLGDSRYVLEPNLKDGKGGLRDLQTLFWIAKYLYRVEDVDDLVGKKVLLPEEAQRFAKAQNFLWTARCHLHYLTGRMEDRLTFDVQTSIGNRMGYTDHAGTKGVERFMKHYFLVAKDVGDLTRIFCAALEAESKRPPKFNILRLAALARRKDVDGFVVDGERLNVRNDRQFKDEPLDMIRLFHTAQQNDIDIHPNALRAITRSLSVVGPKLRADPEANRLFLEILTGRKDPEITLRRMNEAGVLARFIPDFGRVVAQMQYDMYHVYTVDEHTLFALGILHKIETGELTDELPLSSEVIHKVVSRRALYVAVLLHDIAKGRGGDHSILGARVAEKLCPRLGLTAEETETVAWLVRWHLAMSYTAFKRDLEDDKTVRDFVSLVQSPERLRLLLVLTVADIRAVGPQRWNNWKATLLRELYNRSEEVMSGGLSVEGRGRRIQAAQAALRAELSDFDDADFDRHLALGYPAYWLAFDAETLGRQARLVREALRDERPLTVNTRIDRGRAITEVTIFATDHHGLFSRLAGALAAAGADIVDARIFTMTNGMALDVFTVQDAAGGGAFESGDKLAKLSVMIEKVLSGQLKPLHDLTKRKAPHASRTRVFHVPPRVLIDNNASTTHTVIEVNGRDRPGLLYDLTRALTNLTLQISSAKISTYGEKAIDVFYVKDVFGLKVTHESKLAQIRERLLHALADPSA from the coding sequence ATGCTCTCCACCCGCGCCGCCTCAGCCGACGCGTCCGACGCCAAGGACGCCGGCACCGCCAACATTCCCAACAAGCGCGCGATCCTGTCCCGGCGCAAGCTGGCGGAGGACCTGGAGACGCTGGTGGCGCAGCATGGGACCGGCGACAAGCTGCGCCCCGCCCTGATCGCCCGGCTGCGCGGCGCGCTGAACGACGGGCGGGCGGAGGTGCGCGCCCGCTTCGAGGCCAAGGGATCGGGCGAGGACTGCGTGCGGCAGAACTGCTACCTCGCCGACGGGGTGGTGCGCTCGCTGGCCGACCTCACGGTCACCCACATCTTCCCCTCGCCCAACCCGACCTCCGGCGAGGTGTTCGACATCGTCGCCACCGGCGGCTACGGCCGGGGCGAGCTGGCGCCCTTCTCCGACATCGACCTGCTGTTCCTGCTGCCCTACAAGCGCACCCCGCGGGTGGAGCAGGTGGTGGAGTACATGCTCTACATCCTGTGGGACCTCGGGCTGAAGGTCGGCCACGCGGTGCGCAGCGTCGACGACTGCATCCGCCAGTCCAAGGCCGACGTCACCATCCGCACGGCCATCCTGGAGGCCCGCTACCTCTGGGGTCCGCGCAAGCTCTTCACCGAACTCCGCCGCCGCTACGACCGCGAGGTGGTGGCCGGTACCGGGCCGGAATTCGTCGAGGCCAAGCTGGCCGAGCGCGACAACCGCCACCAGAAGCTGGGCGACAGCCGCTACGTGCTGGAACCCAACCTGAAGGACGGCAAGGGCGGCCTGCGCGACCTGCAGACCCTCTTCTGGATCGCCAAGTACCTGTACCGCGTGGAGGACGTCGACGATTTGGTCGGCAAGAAGGTGCTTCTGCCGGAGGAGGCGCAGCGCTTCGCCAAGGCGCAGAACTTCCTGTGGACCGCGCGCTGCCACCTGCACTACCTGACCGGGCGCATGGAGGACCGGCTGACCTTCGACGTGCAGACGTCGATCGGCAACCGCATGGGCTACACCGACCACGCCGGGACCAAGGGCGTGGAACGCTTCATGAAGCATTACTTCCTGGTCGCCAAGGACGTGGGCGACCTGACCCGCATCTTCTGCGCGGCGCTGGAGGCGGAATCGAAGCGCCCGCCCAAGTTCAACATCCTGCGGCTGGCGGCGCTGGCCCGCCGCAAGGACGTGGACGGCTTCGTGGTGGACGGCGAACGGCTGAACGTGCGCAACGACCGCCAGTTCAAGGACGAGCCGCTGGACATGATCCGGCTGTTCCACACCGCCCAGCAGAACGACATCGACATCCACCCCAACGCGCTGCGCGCCATCACGCGCTCGCTGTCGGTGGTCGGGCCGAAGCTGCGCGCCGACCCGGAGGCCAACCGGCTGTTCCTGGAGATCCTGACCGGCCGCAAGGACCCTGAGATCACGCTGCGCCGCATGAACGAGGCCGGGGTGCTGGCCCGCTTCATCCCCGACTTCGGCCGGGTGGTCGCGCAGATGCAGTACGACATGTACCATGTCTACACGGTGGACGAGCACACGCTGTTCGCTCTCGGCATCCTGCACAAGATCGAGACGGGCGAACTGACCGACGAGCTGCCGCTGTCGTCGGAGGTGATCCACAAGGTGGTGTCGCGGCGCGCGCTCTACGTCGCCGTGCTGCTGCACGACATCGCCAAGGGCCGCGGCGGCGACCATTCCATCCTCGGCGCGCGGGTGGCGGAGAAGCTGTGCCCGCGGCTCGGCCTGACGGCGGAGGAGACGGAGACGGTCGCCTGGCTGGTGCGCTGGCACCTCGCCATGTCCTACACCGCCTTCAAGCGCGACCTGGAGGACGACAAGACGGTGCGCGACTTCGTCTCGCTCGTCCAGTCGCCGGAGCGGCTGCGCCTGCTGCTGGTGCTGACGGTGGCGGACATCCGGGCGGTCGGGCCGCAGCGCTGGAACAACTGGAAGGCCACGCTGCTGCGCGAGCTGTACAACCGCTCGGAGGAGGTGATGTCCGGCGGCCTGTCGGTCGAAGGGCGCGGGCGCCGCATCCAGGCCGCCCAGGCGGCGCTGCGGGCCGAGCTGTCCGACTTCGACGACGCCGATTTCGACCGGCACCTCGCGCTCGGCTACCCCGCCTACTGGCTGGCCTTCGACGCCGAGACGCTGGGCCGGCAGGCGCGGCTGGTCCGCGAGGCGCTGCGCGACGAGCGGCCGCTGACCGTCAACACGCGCATCGACCGCGGCCGGGCGATCACCGAGGTGACGATCTTCGCTACCGACCACCACGGCCTGTTCTCCCGTCTCGCCGGGGCCCTGGCGGCGGCGGGGGCTGACATCGTCGACGCCCGCATCTTCACCATGACCAACGGCATGGCGCTGGACGTCTTCACCGTGCAGGACGCGGCGGGCGGCGGCGCCTTCGAGAGCGGCGACAAGCTCGCCAAGCTGTCGGTGATGATCGAGAAGGTGCTGTCCGGCCAGTTGAAGCCGCTGCACGACCTGACCAAGCGCAAGGCCCCGCACGCCAGCCGCACGCGCGTCTTCCACGTGCCGCCGCGGGTGCTGATCGACAACAACGCCTCGACCACCCACACGGTGATCGAGGTCAACGGGCGCGACCGCCCCGGCCTGCTCTACGACCTGACCCGCGCGCTGACCAACCTGACGCTGCAGATTTCGTCGGCGAAGATCTCGACCTATGGCGAGAAGGCCATCGACGTCTTCTATGTGAAGGACGTCTTCGGCCTGAAGGTCACCCACGAGAGCAAGCTGGCCCAGATCCGCGAGCGGCTGCTGCACGCGCTCGCCGATCCGTCCGCATAA